From one Melioribacteraceae bacterium genomic stretch:
- a CDS encoding LytTR family DNA-binding domain-containing protein: protein MSSQGIINKLTAIIVDDELHGRENLKAIIENYCSEIEILGLADSVMAARNLVNIHNPNIVFLDISMPVLNGFDFLDEFDSRNFFVVFVSAHQEFGIKAIKAGATDYILKPINIKELKQTVKKILSLQVRANQVVTQIDNEKLVLPASHGFNVIIIDDIIRLEADGCYTKVIVKEKKNSIISRTLKDFEENLPKEKFFRVHKSHIVSLKYIKDYSNISGNYVTMIDGSKIEISRRKAPEFIQKIKTALKTV, encoded by the coding sequence ATGTCTTCACAAGGCATAATAAATAAACTCACTGCCATTATAGTTGATGACGAACTTCACGGTAGAGAAAATTTAAAAGCAATTATCGAAAACTACTGCTCCGAAATTGAAATTCTCGGATTAGCCGATTCAGTAATGGCTGCAAGAAATCTTGTAAACATTCACAATCCCAATATTGTCTTTCTCGATATAAGTATGCCGGTACTTAACGGTTTTGATTTTCTCGACGAATTTGATTCACGAAACTTTTTTGTAGTATTCGTCAGCGCTCATCAAGAATTCGGGATTAAAGCGATTAAAGCTGGTGCTACGGATTATATACTCAAACCGATAAACATTAAAGAACTGAAACAGACTGTAAAAAAAATTTTATCACTGCAAGTAAGAGCTAATCAAGTTGTAACTCAAATTGATAATGAAAAATTAGTTCTCCCCGCTTCTCATGGTTTTAATGTAATTATTATTGATGACATAATCAGATTAGAAGCCGACGGTTGTTATACAAAAGTAATTGTTAAAGAAAAAAAGAATTCAATTATATCCCGAACATTAAAAGATTTTGAGGAGAATCTTCCAAAAGAAAAATTCTTCAGAGTTCACAAATCTCACATAGTCAGTTTGAAGTACATTAAAGATTATTCGAATATAAGCGGGAATTATGTAACAATGATTGATGGAAGTAAAATTGAAATATCCCGCAGGAAAGCACCCGAATTTATTCAAAAAATTAAGACAGCTCTGAAGACAGTCTAA
- a CDS encoding T9SS type A sorting domain-containing protein, with amino-acid sequence MKILCCLLILFTIQTNSQTRIYPPLPHDRIVDIQFINEREFILISENGSIYKSYDQGNRWVHKQSISNEKFDRIKFADEHVGYILPEKSSLDEFSNLYFTLDGGESWVMHSFSIQGFLDFLPVTRGILLQSDYNGNILRLDNFFDEWDTTYQLPKFLITINYPAYDEIYYSYGAIDGFTKLPSGDIIANAYYYNALNFGIITDSVNVLFKSSDLGVTWEIIWSGLFSNIFDIQFASDSIGYFQHKIYDVYTSRDSGRNWTGLPKPENSKWITQISVASEDTVYIVSDDTIFVSTDGGNNWHNTNQRTNGFRKLKFFNGELGFNFGDSLFRSSNSGSSWENLYDFKKDDIIDLNFVSKDVGFCQGRDTFYRSNNGGYEWEVIESIQNIKNEMNLTPNSFALLSESIGFIGFSKGRLYKTVNGGDDWELVSLQPYPSEFRKLWKLNNSTILLSFAKIINAETEKHEVLNYLSTDSGSSWKTIPIDSTNGPTEFSEIVFIAPNYLFVLDRNSGLWLSEDTAKSWFHIYDHEKYFVGGLAFDFFDRNFGIIAKSFEGNLITVDGGKNWSIFSKIVNNHPSDFEILGKNSAGEFIALESGRDGVLLEYHISSSGELISQRKIETETSVELRKIETFYHNDDVHTWISGDDFILLYKIHQSEITSVGEQEIILPSSFTLHQNYPNPFNPKSMIRFHVNKTSKVQLKVFDILGRVISILVDEFMQPGKYEVEFDGSKLVSGIYFYQIITDSFVDTKKMVLIK; translated from the coding sequence ATGAAAATTTTATGTTGTCTTTTGATCTTGTTTACTATTCAAACTAATTCACAAACTAGAATTTACCCACCGTTACCTCATGATAGAATAGTTGATATACAATTTATTAATGAGAGAGAGTTTATTTTAATTAGCGAAAATGGTAGTATATATAAATCGTATGATCAGGGTAATCGATGGGTACATAAGCAATCGATTAGTAATGAAAAATTTGATCGAATAAAATTTGCGGATGAGCATGTAGGATATATACTACCAGAAAAGTCATCACTTGATGAATTCTCAAATTTATATTTTACCTTGGATGGAGGTGAAAGTTGGGTAATGCATAGTTTTTCCATTCAGGGATTTCTTGATTTCTTACCGGTCACTCGTGGTATACTTTTACAAAGTGATTACAATGGGAATATATTACGACTAGACAATTTTTTTGATGAGTGGGATACTACCTACCAGTTACCAAAATTTTTGATTACTATTAACTATCCTGCTTACGATGAAATTTATTATAGTTACGGTGCGATAGATGGATTTACAAAACTACCATCTGGTGATATAATCGCTAACGCTTATTATTATAATGCTTTGAATTTCGGAATTATTACTGATTCGGTTAATGTCTTGTTTAAAAGCAGCGATCTCGGAGTAACATGGGAGATAATATGGTCGGGATTATTTAGCAATATATTTGATATACAGTTTGCTTCTGATAGTATTGGATATTTTCAGCACAAGATTTATGATGTGTACACTTCTCGAGACTCTGGTAGAAATTGGACGGGTTTGCCTAAACCCGAAAATTCAAAGTGGATTACTCAAATAAGTGTTGCAAGTGAGGACACCGTTTACATCGTGAGTGATGATACAATTTTTGTTAGCACTGATGGTGGAAATAATTGGCATAATACCAACCAGAGGACAAATGGATTTAGGAAATTAAAATTTTTTAATGGTGAACTAGGATTTAATTTTGGAGATAGTCTTTTTAGGTCTTCAAATTCTGGTTCAAGTTGGGAAAATTTGTATGATTTTAAAAAAGATGATATCATCGATCTGAATTTTGTAAGTAAAGACGTAGGTTTTTGCCAAGGCAGAGATACATTCTACAGATCAAACAATGGTGGTTATGAGTGGGAGGTAATTGAATCAATCCAAAACATTAAAAATGAGATGAATTTGACCCCTAATTCTTTTGCCTTGCTAAGTGAGTCGATTGGTTTTATTGGTTTTAGCAAAGGTAGACTTTATAAAACTGTTAATGGTGGTGATGATTGGGAATTAGTCTCTCTTCAACCTTATCCAAGCGAATTTAGAAAACTCTGGAAATTAAATAACTCCACAATTCTTTTAAGTTTTGCTAAAATAATTAATGCGGAGACAGAAAAACATGAAGTTCTGAATTATCTTTCAACTGACAGTGGTTCTTCCTGGAAAACAATTCCAATAGATTCTACCAACGGTCCAACGGAATTCTCTGAAATTGTATTTATAGCACCAAATTATTTGTTTGTGCTAGATCGTAATAGCGGTCTTTGGTTATCCGAAGATACAGCTAAATCTTGGTTTCATATTTATGATCACGAAAAGTATTTTGTTGGAGGGTTGGCTTTTGATTTTTTTGATCGAAACTTTGGGATCATTGCTAAATCATTCGAAGGTAATTTAATAACGGTAGACGGTGGAAAGAATTGGTCAATTTTTAGTAAAATAGTAAATAATCACCCGAGTGATTTTGAAATTTTAGGTAAGAATTCTGCAGGTGAATTTATTGCACTTGAAAGTGGTAGAGATGGAGTACTCTTGGAATACCATATTTCATCCAGCGGTGAGTTAATTTCTCAACGCAAAATTGAAACCGAAACCTCTGTTGAACTTCGTAAAATTGAAACTTTTTACCACAACGATGATGTGCATACTTGGATTAGCGGCGATGATTTTATTTTGTTATATAAAATTCACCAATCTGAAATTACAAGTGTTGGTGAGCAAGAAATCATTTTGCCTTCAAGCTTCACATTACACCAAAACTATCCCAATCCGTTTAATCCTAAATCAATGATTAGATTTCATGTTAATAAAACCAGTAAAGTGCAATTAAAGGTTTTTGATATCTTAGGCCGGGTTATATCAATATTAGTTGATGAATTCATGCAGCCTGGGAAATATGAAGTAGAATTTGATGGGAGTAAACTTGTCAGCGGGATTTATTTTTATCAAATTATTACGGATAGTTTTGTAGATACAAAGAAGATGGTATTAATCAAATAG
- a CDS encoding FAD:protein FMN transferase yields the protein MKPKRIIYFLIFLLLLITSCTNVEQNNFLEINGSTMGTTYSVKVVIDQSTAQLNEIVLKEKIDSVLVIVNRQMSTYIPTSEISVFNNLESNKWFEISEDFAFVLYESIDICKLSSGSLDITVGPLVNIWGFGPDQRPRKIPSQTEIDSAMQLVGIQNLNVKLEPPSVMKGIANLEIDLSSTAKGFGVDKVFALLNELGYKNSMVEIGGEVRTSGLNHKNEKWKIGISEADHSGAINKVVQLSDLSMATSGDYWNYFEENGIRYSHTIDPRTGKPITHKLASITVFDSTCLRADGFATALYVMGPEKAYDFAVEMELPVYMIVKKDTGFGTVKSPKFIELFEK from the coding sequence ATGAAACCTAAAAGAATTATATATTTTCTCATCTTCTTATTACTGCTGATTACTTCATGTACAAATGTTGAGCAAAACAATTTTTTAGAAATTAACGGCTCAACAATGGGTACAACATATTCCGTAAAAGTTGTGATCGATCAGTCAACTGCACAACTAAATGAAATTGTACTAAAAGAAAAAATTGATTCCGTTTTAGTCATAGTAAACCGGCAAATGTCAACGTATATCCCGACTTCCGAGATTTCAGTATTTAATAATCTGGAAAGTAATAAATGGTTTGAAATTTCAGAAGACTTTGCATTTGTACTTTATGAATCGATAGATATTTGTAAATTAAGCAGCGGAAGTTTAGATATTACCGTTGGACCATTGGTAAATATTTGGGGTTTCGGACCTGATCAAAGACCAAGAAAAATTCCATCTCAAACTGAAATTGATTCCGCAATGCAATTAGTCGGAATTCAAAATTTGAATGTGAAACTCGAACCCCCATCAGTAATGAAAGGTATTGCAAATTTGGAAATTGATTTATCATCAACGGCAAAAGGTTTTGGCGTTGATAAAGTTTTCGCTTTATTAAATGAGCTAGGTTATAAAAACTCAATGGTTGAAATCGGCGGCGAAGTTCGAACCTCGGGATTAAATCATAAAAATGAAAAATGGAAGATTGGGATTTCGGAAGCTGATCATTCCGGTGCAATTAACAAAGTTGTTCAGTTAAGTGATCTTTCGATGGCAACTTCTGGTGATTATTGGAATTACTTCGAAGAAAATGGTATTAGATATTCACATACAATTGATCCGAGAACAGGAAAACCCATAACTCATAAACTGGCATCGATAACTGTTTTTGATTCTACTTGTTTAAGAGCAGATGGTTTTGCCACTGCTTTATATGTTATGGGTCCAGAAAAAGCTTACGATTTCGCGGTTGAAATGGAACTTCCAGTTTATATGATTGTTAAGAAGGATACTGGATTTGGAACTGTTAAAAGTCCAAAGTTTATAGAACTTTTTGAAAAGTAA
- the nqrF gene encoding NADH:ubiquinone reductase (Na(+)-transporting) subunit F yields the protein MEGINIIIIGVVMFTLIVLVLVGLILFAKSKLVASGNVSISINDDPEKAITVPIGGKLLNVLADNKIYLPSACGGGGTCGECKCVVSDGGGDVLPTEKSKLNRKQVREHFRLSCQVPVKSDMKIEVPHEVFDIKKWECTVKSNKNVATFIKELVLELPEGENVDFRAGGYIQIEAPPHELDFKDFEVEEQFREDWDKYNVWQYKSKVTEPIVRAYSMANFPLEKGKIMLNVRIATPPPRLPNVPPGQMSSFIFNLKPGDKVTISGPYGEFFAKDTDNEMVFIGGGAGMAPMRSHIFDQLVRLKSKRKMTFWYGARSVREIFYKEDFDKLAAENDNFTWHIGLSEPLPEDNWTGYVGFIHQVLYDNYLKNHPAPEDCEYYLCGPPMMNAAVLKLLDDLGVEPENILLDDFGG from the coding sequence ATGGAAGGAATCAACATAATAATTATCGGCGTCGTGATGTTCACCTTGATTGTGTTGGTCTTGGTTGGATTAATCTTATTTGCTAAATCAAAATTAGTTGCTTCTGGCAACGTAAGCATTTCAATTAATGACGATCCCGAAAAAGCAATTACAGTTCCAATCGGCGGAAAATTGTTAAACGTATTAGCCGATAACAAAATTTATCTACCCTCGGCTTGTGGCGGAGGTGGTACCTGCGGTGAATGTAAATGTGTAGTTAGTGATGGCGGTGGTGACGTTCTACCTACAGAAAAATCTAAATTGAACAGAAAACAAGTTCGCGAACATTTTAGATTGAGTTGTCAAGTTCCCGTAAAGAGCGATATGAAGATTGAAGTCCCGCATGAAGTTTTTGATATTAAAAAATGGGAATGTACAGTTAAGTCAAATAAGAACGTTGCTACTTTTATTAAAGAACTTGTTCTTGAACTACCTGAAGGTGAAAATGTAGATTTCCGTGCTGGTGGTTATATTCAAATTGAAGCTCCTCCTCACGAATTGGACTTCAAAGATTTCGAAGTTGAAGAACAATTCAGAGAGGATTGGGATAAATACAATGTTTGGCAATACAAATCAAAAGTTACCGAACCGATTGTGAGAGCTTATTCAATGGCTAACTTTCCTCTCGAAAAAGGAAAGATTATGCTTAACGTAAGAATAGCAACACCTCCACCTAGGTTACCGAATGTTCCTCCCGGTCAAATGTCATCATTCATCTTTAACTTAAAACCGGGTGATAAAGTTACAATCTCAGGTCCATATGGTGAGTTCTTTGCAAAAGATACCGATAACGAAATGGTATTTATTGGCGGTGGTGCTGGTATGGCGCCAATGCGTTCTCATATTTTTGATCAGTTAGTTAGACTAAAATCAAAACGCAAAATGACTTTCTGGTACGGTGCCAGAAGTGTTCGTGAAATTTTCTATAAAGAAGATTTTGATAAGCTTGCTGCCGAGAACGACAACTTTACTTGGCATATTGGTTTATCGGAACCATTACCGGAAGATAATTGGACCGGTTACGTTGGATTTATTCATCAAGTTCTTTATGACAACTATCTTAAAAATCATCCTGCGCCGGAAGATTGTGAATACTACTTATGCGGTCCGCCTATGATGAACGCAGCAGTTTTAAAACTTCTTGATGATCTTGGCGTAGAACCCGAAAACATTTTACTCGATGATTTCGGTGGTTAA
- the nqrE gene encoding NADH:ubiquinone reductase (Na(+)-transporting) subunit E: MLEHYLSLFIKSIFIENMALAFFLGMCTFLAVSKRVETAVGLGIAVVVVQTITVPVNNLIYNNVLREGALAGLGFETLDLTFLGLITYIGVIAAMVQILEMVLDKFVPKLYNSLGIFLPLITVNCAILGGTLFMVERDYIFGESVVFGLGSGAGFAIAIIALAGIREKMKYSNVPEGLRGLGITFITVGLMAIAFMLFSGIQL; the protein is encoded by the coding sequence ATGTTAGAACATTATTTAAGTCTTTTTATAAAATCCATTTTTATCGAGAATATGGCACTAGCATTCTTTTTAGGAATGTGTACATTTCTTGCCGTTTCTAAAAGAGTTGAAACTGCTGTCGGTTTAGGTATTGCCGTAGTTGTTGTGCAAACTATTACGGTTCCGGTTAATAATCTTATATATAATAATGTACTTAGAGAAGGTGCCCTTGCCGGTCTTGGTTTTGAAACACTTGATCTTACATTTCTCGGATTGATCACATACATTGGCGTAATTGCCGCAATGGTTCAGATATTAGAAATGGTGCTTGATAAGTTCGTCCCAAAATTATATAACTCGCTTGGAATATTTTTACCTCTCATTACTGTTAACTGTGCAATCCTTGGTGGTACACTTTTTATGGTAGAAAGAGATTACATCTTCGGTGAGAGTGTTGTATTTGGGTTAGGTTCAGGCGCCGGATTTGCGATTGCGATTATTGCTCTTGCCGGTATTCGTGAGAAAATGAAATACAGTAATGTACCCGAAGGATTAAGAGGTCTCGGTATAACTTTTATAACTGTTGGATTAATGGCTATTGCATTTATGCTGTTTTCCGGAATTCAATTATAA
- a CDS encoding NADH:ubiquinone reductase (Na(+)-transporting) subunit D has protein sequence MKKYKEILLDPIFNNNPIALQILGICSALAVTSKLETSIVMSLAVIFVVSLSNFSVSLIRNHIPGSIRILVEMTIIASLVIIADQIIKAFLFDISKQLSVYVGLIITNCIIMGRAEAFALQNTPGRSFLDGIGNGLGYSFVLLFVGFFRELFGSGKLLGFTVFQLNTEGGWYNPNGLFLLAPSAFIIIGLLIWAIRTWKPEQVEEA, from the coding sequence ATGAAGAAATATAAAGAAATATTACTCGACCCGATTTTTAATAATAACCCTATTGCGTTACAGATTCTAGGTATCTGTTCTGCGTTAGCTGTTACATCAAAGTTAGAGACATCTATTGTTATGTCGCTTGCTGTAATTTTTGTTGTATCTCTCTCTAATTTTTCTGTTAGCTTAATTAGAAATCATATTCCCGGCAGCATAAGAATTTTAGTTGAAATGACAATTATAGCTTCTTTGGTAATCATTGCCGATCAAATCATAAAAGCTTTCCTTTTTGATATAAGCAAACAGCTTTCAGTTTATGTTGGATTAATTATAACCAACTGTATTATTATGGGTAGAGCTGAAGCATTTGCTCTTCAAAATACACCCGGAAGAAGTTTTCTTGATGGAATTGGAAACGGTTTAGGTTATTCATTTGTACTTCTGTTTGTAGGATTTTTTAGAGAACTATTCGGTTCCGGTAAATTACTTGGATTTACAGTATTCCAATTAAATACCGAAGGCGGATGGTATAATCCTAATGGTTTATTCCTCTTAGCTCCAAGTGCATTTATTATAATCGGTTTACTAATCTGGGCAATTCGTACTTGGAAACCAGAACAAGTTGAGGAGGCATAA
- a CDS encoding Na(+)-translocating NADH-quinone reductase subunit C gives MSSDSTKKTIQVALGICLVCSILVSSAAVSLSSRQAENKQVDKIKNILAAGGIDYENKNPQEIYNNKIKAVTIELESGEVINPEEKSELLTPKNFDIKKVSNISDLSVSIPSSEDIAGIKRKPTHMIIYEVLTEDKNIDKFIFPVHGKGLWSTMYGFISLDKELKNVEGITFYEHGETPGLGGEVDNPNWKASWKGKKAFNEDGEFIIEVLKGKVDPTNPKANHQIDGLSGSTLTTRGLDNLMKYWLGENGYGAFIENVRVEGSNEEI, from the coding sequence ATGTCATCTGATAGCACAAAAAAAACTATACAGGTTGCGTTAGGAATATGTCTTGTATGCTCTATTTTAGTTTCTTCTGCTGCGGTCTCCTTAAGCTCAAGACAAGCAGAAAATAAACAAGTAGATAAAATAAAGAATATTCTCGCGGCCGGCGGGATCGATTATGAAAATAAGAACCCGCAAGAAATTTATAACAACAAAATAAAAGCCGTTACTATCGAACTAGAAAGTGGTGAAGTTATAAATCCGGAAGAAAAATCCGAATTGCTTACGCCCAAAAACTTCGATATTAAAAAGGTAAGCAATATTTCAGATTTAAGTGTAAGTATTCCCTCCTCTGAAGATATCGCGGGTATCAAGCGTAAACCAACCCACATGATCATTTATGAAGTTCTTACTGAAGATAAGAATATTGATAAATTTATCTTCCCCGTACATGGGAAAGGATTATGGTCAACAATGTATGGCTTTATCTCATTAGATAAAGAACTAAAAAATGTTGAAGGGATAACTTTTTACGAACATGGTGAAACTCCCGGTCTTGGCGGTGAAGTTGATAATCCAAACTGGAAAGCCAGCTGGAAAGGTAAAAAAGCTTTCAACGAAGATGGTGAATTTATCATAGAAGTATTAAAAGGAAAAGTTGATCCTACAAACCCAAAAGCTAATCATCAAATTGATGGACTTTCCGGTTCAACTTTAACAACACGCGGACTTGATAATTTAATGAAATATTGGCTTGGCGAAAATGGCTACGGCGCTTTTATTGAGAATGTGAGAGTGGAGGGGTCAAATGAAGAAATATAA
- a CDS encoding NADH:ubiquinone reductase (Na(+)-transporting) subunit B, which produces MKLLRNFLDKQEKHFHKGGKLEKLFPLYEAADTFLYTTASQTKSASHVRDVMDLKRMMMMVVIALAPAVFMAFYNTGLQANLGLQATGATSSPHWQAQVLQWLGFGFDPSNILANIIFGGLYFLPVYLVTIAVGGFWEVIFATVRKHEINEGFLVTSLLFPLILPPNIPYWQVAIGISFGVVIGKEVFGGVGMNILNPALTARAFLFFAYPAEISGDKVWVAVDGLSQATALAQFADSTMEVSYSWMDAFLGFIPGSMGETSALACLIGAAILIISKVGSWKIMFSIIVGTTLTTLLLNTVGSSTNPMFEMPLYWHFVLGGFAFGTVFMATDPVSAAMTENGKYVYGFLIGFLTVLVRVVNPAFPEGMMLAILFMNVFAPIIDRYFINKNIKRRLARNVI; this is translated from the coding sequence GTGAAGCTTTTAAGAAACTTTTTAGACAAACAGGAAAAACATTTCCATAAAGGCGGAAAACTTGAGAAGTTATTCCCCTTGTATGAAGCTGCTGATACTTTCCTCTATACAACCGCATCCCAGACAAAATCGGCTTCGCATGTTAGAGATGTGATGGATCTTAAACGTATGATGATGATGGTTGTTATTGCGTTAGCTCCGGCAGTTTTTATGGCTTTTTATAATACAGGTTTACAAGCTAATCTTGGTTTGCAGGCAACCGGTGCAACAAGCTCGCCACACTGGCAAGCTCAAGTTTTACAATGGCTTGGGTTCGGTTTTGATCCTTCAAACATTTTAGCCAATATAATTTTTGGCGGGTTGTACTTTCTGCCGGTTTATTTGGTAACTATTGCTGTCGGTGGATTTTGGGAAGTGATTTTTGCCACCGTTAGAAAACATGAAATCAATGAAGGATTTCTTGTTACATCACTCTTATTTCCATTAATACTTCCTCCTAATATTCCTTACTGGCAAGTTGCTATTGGAATTTCATTCGGTGTCGTTATTGGAAAAGAAGTATTCGGCGGTGTGGGGATGAATATTCTAAATCCGGCATTAACCGCTAGAGCGTTTTTATTCTTCGCTTATCCGGCAGAAATTTCGGGCGATAAAGTTTGGGTTGCAGTTGATGGACTTAGTCAAGCAACAGCTTTAGCACAATTTGCTGATTCCACAATGGAAGTTTCATATTCATGGATGGATGCGTTCTTAGGTTTTATTCCAGGTTCCATGGGAGAAACTTCAGCGCTTGCATGTTTAATCGGTGCAGCAATATTAATAATAAGTAAAGTTGGTTCATGGAAGATAATGTTCTCAATTATTGTTGGAACAACACTTACGACCTTATTACTTAATACAGTTGGAAGTTCAACAAATCCGATGTTTGAAATGCCATTATACTGGCATTTTGTATTAGGCGGATTTGCATTCGGAACAGTATTTATGGCAACCGACCCCGTTAGTGCTGCAATGACTGAAAACGGGAAATATGTTTACGGATTTTTAATCGGTTTCCTTACAGTTTTAGTTAGGGTTGTTAATCCGGCTTTCCCGGAAGGTATGATGTTGGCCATTTTATTCATGAACGTATTCGCTCCTATAATAGATCGATACTTTATAAACAAAAATATTAAAAGGAGGCTTGCAAGAAATGTCATCTGA
- a CDS encoding Na(+)-translocating NADH-quinone reductase subunit A gives MGRIKLTKGLDIPIKGKPVQEISDAAPVRRVAVLGNDYVGMKPTMLVQEGDIVKLGQPLFTDKKNPSVQYTSPGNGKVVEINRGEKRVFLSLVIELSGNEEVTFKTTSQAELNNLKREDVVTRLIESGEWTALRVRPFSKVADPDTTPHAIFVTVIDTNPFAPSVEKIVGMNENHFKNGLSVISKLTDGKIFVCKSPNSKVPVIDSPQISVEEFEGPHPAGNVGTHIHFLSPVSRKRFVWHITTQDLIAIGHLFTTGKIMTDRIVSLAGSSVKNPRLIKTRRGASITEIITNEINDDNYRAISGSVLSGRNAVDAEAYLGRFHQQISVIPNPVKRNFLGWLNPFVNHYSMKNIVFSKLSPSKEYEFSTELHGGKRAIVPSGNFEEVMPMDILPTYLLRALAVKDVEEAEQLGILELDEEDLALCTFSCPSKLEYGPMLRENLTIIEKEG, from the coding sequence ATGGGAAGAATAAAACTTACTAAAGGATTGGACATTCCGATAAAGGGAAAACCAGTCCAAGAAATTTCCGATGCAGCACCAGTCAGGCGTGTTGCTGTGCTTGGAAATGATTACGTGGGTATGAAACCCACAATGCTGGTTCAAGAAGGAGATATTGTAAAATTAGGGCAGCCTCTTTTTACGGATAAAAAAAATCCTTCAGTTCAATATACATCGCCGGGTAACGGAAAGGTTGTTGAAATTAATCGTGGAGAGAAAAGAGTTTTTCTTTCACTTGTTATTGAATTAAGCGGTAATGAAGAAGTTACTTTCAAAACTACATCTCAAGCTGAATTAAATAATTTGAAACGTGAAGATGTAGTTACTCGTCTCATCGAATCGGGTGAATGGACAGCTTTAAGAGTTAGACCATTCAGCAAAGTTGCAGATCCCGATACAACACCTCATGCTATATTCGTAACCGTGATAGATACGAATCCATTTGCGCCTTCTGTTGAAAAAATTGTTGGGATGAATGAAAATCATTTCAAAAATGGTCTGTCTGTAATTTCTAAACTTACAGATGGGAAAATATTTGTATGTAAATCACCAAACTCAAAAGTTCCGGTTATTGATTCACCGCAAATTTCAGTTGAAGAATTTGAAGGTCCGCATCCGGCAGGTAATGTTGGAACACATATACATTTCTTAAGCCCGGTTAGTAGAAAAAGATTTGTCTGGCACATAACCACTCAAGACTTGATAGCAATAGGTCATCTCTTTACAACCGGTAAAATTATGACAGATAGAATTGTTTCTCTTGCCGGTTCTTCAGTTAAAAATCCTAGATTAATTAAAACCAGACGCGGTGCATCAATTACCGAAATAATTACAAATGAAATTAATGATGATAACTATAGAGCAATTTCCGGTTCGGTACTTTCAGGAAGAAACGCGGTTGATGCCGAAGCCTATTTAGGAAGATTTCATCAACAAATTTCTGTTATTCCTAATCCGGTTAAACGAAATTTCTTAGGATGGTTAAATCCATTTGTTAATCATTATTCAATGAAAAATATAGTATTCTCAAAATTGTCTCCATCTAAAGAATACGAATTCAGCACAGAACTTCACGGCGGTAAAAGAGCAATTGTACCAAGTGGAAATTTTGAAGAAGTAATGCCGATGGATATTCTTCCGACATATCTATTACGTGCACTGGCGGTAAAAGATGTTGAAGAAGCTGAACAACTCGGCATATTAGAATTAGATGAAGAAGATTTAGCACTATGTACTTTTTCTTGTCCTTCTAAACTAGAATACGGACCTATGTTAAGGGAAAATTTAACAATTATTGAAAAGGAAGGTTAA